Proteins encoded within one genomic window of Saccharopolyspora pogona:
- a CDS encoding terpene synthase family protein, with protein MHIETDYGIDGVRLDLPFPSEVSPDVDRARERHYAWVAQHGLWPDRKAEYAYKHADFPLFIAHVYPWASGEDLDLVTDLVGWAWLWDDSLDRQARFPWTEDVLEAYFHGMIDPSREPAEAVAIPLVHAWRTLNRRLLARTSTAWRARHEAHWAATFKGYLEEARNNATETIPTLEEYFELRRKTSGPETTFDWIEAAGHFEVPTAIHATEAMLRLRRDAVDLISISNDLVSARNEWSEGNTDNIVIVLAYQEQCTWPEAARIAESIAHSIVENFLATEQQLLASDLYQALAQDERADTDRLINCIKHWIGGSHTWHLDCPRYKVPATRPLQVPPKNTSRSSRCPEIPRQEPNRSQAPIPG; from the coding sequence ATGCACATCGAGACCGACTACGGCATCGATGGCGTACGCCTCGATCTGCCTTTCCCGTCGGAGGTCAGCCCGGATGTGGACCGGGCCCGAGAGCGACACTACGCTTGGGTGGCCCAGCACGGTCTGTGGCCGGACCGCAAAGCGGAGTACGCCTACAAGCACGCCGACTTCCCTCTGTTCATCGCGCACGTCTACCCCTGGGCCAGCGGCGAGGACCTCGACCTAGTCACCGACCTCGTCGGATGGGCGTGGCTATGGGACGACTCCCTCGACCGCCAAGCGCGTTTCCCGTGGACCGAGGACGTCCTGGAGGCCTACTTCCACGGTATGATCGACCCCTCCCGTGAGCCTGCCGAGGCCGTGGCCATCCCGCTGGTTCACGCGTGGCGGACGCTTAACAGGAGGCTGCTCGCCCGCACCTCCACGGCATGGCGGGCACGGCACGAAGCCCACTGGGCGGCCACCTTCAAGGGCTACCTCGAGGAAGCCCGCAACAATGCCACCGAGACCATCCCCACGCTGGAGGAGTACTTCGAGCTGCGCCGCAAGACCTCAGGGCCTGAGACCACGTTCGACTGGATCGAGGCAGCCGGGCACTTCGAGGTCCCCACCGCCATCCACGCCACCGAGGCGATGCTGCGGTTGCGCCGGGACGCGGTCGACCTTATCTCCATCAGTAACGACCTGGTCTCCGCGCGCAATGAGTGGAGTGAGGGCAACACCGATAACATCGTGATCGTCCTCGCCTACCAGGAACAGTGCACCTGGCCGGAGGCCGCCCGGATCGCCGAGTCGATCGCTCACTCCATCGTTGAGAACTTCCTGGCCACCGAGCAACAGCTCCTGGCCTCCGACCTTTACCAGGCGCTAGCGCAGGACGAACGCGCAGATACCGATCGATTGATCAACTGCATCAAACACTGGATCGGCGGCAGCCACACCTGGCACCTGGACTGCCCTCGCTACAAGGTCCCCGCCACCCGCCCCCTCCAGGTCCCACCCAAGAACACCAGCCGGTCCTCAAGGTGCCCCGAAATTCCCCGACAGGAACCCAATAGGTCTCAGGCTCCTATACCGGGGTAG
- a CDS encoding DUF6444 domain-containing protein, with protein sequence MTRDELIELLGEQGARIAALGEQIAVRDRQITAMAAQMAELAEVNEALGEGLAKLEHALSRNSKNSSSAPSKDDGPGRTPPPAKAKRGGAVKRKGKQPGAPGANLAWTDLPGDHKDRFPGGVCECGSDLAGARDLGVVDRYQQHEIPPGVGEGHPV encoded by the coding sequence ATGACCCGTGACGAGTTGATCGAGCTCTTGGGTGAGCAGGGCGCGCGGATCGCGGCGCTGGGCGAGCAGATTGCGGTGCGAGACCGGCAGATCACAGCGATGGCCGCGCAGATGGCCGAGTTGGCGGAGGTCAACGAGGCGCTGGGCGAGGGACTGGCGAAGCTGGAGCATGCGCTGTCTCGTAACAGCAAGAATTCGTCATCTGCTCCGTCCAAAGACGACGGCCCGGGCAGGACACCGCCTCCGGCGAAGGCGAAACGCGGCGGCGCGGTGAAGCGGAAGGGCAAGCAGCCCGGGGCGCCGGGGGCGAATCTGGCCTGGACCGATCTCCCGGGAGATCACAAGGATCGGTTTCCCGGGGGCGTATGCGAGTGCGGCAGTGACCTGGCCGGGGCACGGGATCTGGGGGTGGTGGATCGCTACCAGCAGCACGAGATCCCCCCCGGTGTCGGTGAAGGTCACCCAGTATGA
- a CDS encoding polyprenyl synthetase family protein: protein MTEISTISHLVDHTEPRERIDRLLAAFLDQAGAQFREQEPITEVFLKVREFVLSKGKRLRPLFCYWGWRGAEDQHTDAVEQAVIRAAASLEIFHAFALIHDDIMDSSDTRRGRPTLHRTLADLHWRTQWPGIPEHAGLALAILAGDLCLVWSDALLDSCAIPIDRWRRARDLLHQTRTELVLGQYLDLLGHGGGGVREALRVIQLKSGKYTVERPLHLGAVLAGASPAVLRAYTDFALPLGEAFQLRDDILGVFGDPATTGKSTTGDLREGKPTVLIALARQQASPTQAKQLEMLYGNPGLDADGAATLREIITDCGAHAMVETMITQRSARALTALHTAPITADAKVHLRAMAHAATTRTR from the coding sequence GTGACCGAGATCAGCACAATAAGCCATTTGGTGGACCACACCGAACCACGTGAGCGCATCGACCGCTTACTGGCGGCCTTCCTCGACCAAGCTGGCGCGCAGTTCCGGGAACAGGAACCGATCACCGAGGTGTTCCTGAAGGTCCGGGAGTTCGTCCTGAGCAAGGGGAAAAGGCTACGTCCACTGTTCTGCTACTGGGGCTGGCGCGGCGCCGAAGACCAACACACCGACGCCGTCGAGCAAGCCGTCATTCGTGCAGCGGCCTCGCTGGAGATCTTCCACGCCTTCGCGTTGATCCACGACGACATCATGGACTCCAGCGACACCCGCCGAGGTCGCCCGACGCTGCACCGGACACTGGCCGACCTGCACTGGCGCACCCAGTGGCCGGGCATCCCCGAACACGCTGGCCTGGCATTGGCGATCCTGGCCGGCGACCTGTGTCTGGTGTGGTCGGACGCACTCCTCGACTCCTGTGCCATTCCCATCGATCGCTGGCGCCGGGCCCGTGACCTGCTGCACCAGACCCGCACCGAGCTCGTGCTCGGTCAGTACCTGGACTTGCTCGGCCACGGCGGCGGCGGCGTGCGTGAGGCGCTGCGCGTCATCCAGCTCAAGTCCGGCAAGTACACCGTCGAACGTCCGCTGCACCTGGGCGCCGTTCTGGCCGGCGCGAGCCCGGCGGTGTTGCGGGCCTACACCGACTTCGCGCTCCCGCTCGGTGAGGCGTTCCAGTTGCGCGACGACATCCTCGGGGTCTTCGGCGATCCGGCCACCACCGGCAAGTCCACCACAGGGGATCTGCGTGAGGGCAAACCTACCGTGCTCATCGCACTGGCTCGACAGCAAGCCAGCCCTACCCAGGCCAAACAGCTGGAGATGTTGTACGGCAACCCCGGCCTCGACGCCGACGGCGCCGCTACCCTACGCGAGATCATCACCGACTGCGGAGCCCACGCCATGGTCGAAACCATGATCACCCAACGGAGCGCTCGCGCACTGACCGCACTGCACACGGCCCCGATCACGGCCGACGCCAAAGTCCACCTCCGCGCGATGGCCCACGCCGCGACCACACGTACCCGATGA
- a CDS encoding Rieske 2Fe-2S domain-containing protein: MKIRSYTPPGSQNQPQEANPASPPLPYPDGWFCVGFSTEWLPGVVQTRPFMGEDLVIYRTRSGILRASRPYCPHLGAHLGAGGTVDGEHLVCPFHKFGFDVDGKCVRTPFGPPPKASLSLVKITEAYGIVWAWHHHNGDAPSWNLPDLDLTGDHAPVYRVTDFASHPQEVGENAFDYWHIEPLHGVEFLGEASPAREDGPIYYLESKINRRLPLLGQRQHVVSTTAFGLGGTSVVADLPEFGIYAVNWVLPTPIAPWRVRLHLAVSSRVTWGRHVPAFLRSPVSSGAARAVSSGVLKALKRDIMTDVPIWHHKRYMERPKLSRKDGLIGEYRKWASKFYPPTNLKTPSPRSAVEDRSDAFSRPKTG; the protein is encoded by the coding sequence ATGAAAATCCGTAGCTACACGCCACCTGGATCACAAAACCAGCCGCAAGAAGCCAACCCTGCATCACCTCCGCTTCCGTACCCCGATGGTTGGTTCTGTGTGGGATTCTCCACAGAATGGCTTCCGGGGGTAGTGCAAACACGCCCCTTCATGGGCGAGGACCTCGTCATTTATCGCACCCGTAGCGGGATACTGCGGGCGTCCCGCCCGTACTGCCCCCATCTCGGGGCGCATCTTGGCGCAGGGGGGACAGTCGATGGAGAACATTTAGTCTGCCCATTCCACAAATTCGGCTTCGATGTGGACGGGAAGTGCGTTCGGACGCCCTTTGGCCCGCCTCCCAAGGCATCCCTGAGTCTGGTCAAGATCACGGAAGCCTACGGAATCGTCTGGGCCTGGCATCACCATAACGGCGACGCTCCCTCCTGGAATCTGCCGGACCTAGACCTGACCGGCGACCACGCTCCAGTGTACCGAGTAACGGACTTCGCGAGCCATCCTCAGGAGGTAGGCGAGAACGCCTTCGACTATTGGCACATCGAGCCTCTCCACGGAGTCGAATTCCTCGGCGAGGCCTCCCCAGCACGAGAAGACGGACCGATCTATTACCTCGAGAGCAAGATCAATCGGCGACTGCCACTTCTCGGCCAACGGCAGCACGTCGTGAGCACGACAGCCTTCGGCCTGGGTGGCACTTCCGTCGTCGCGGACCTACCGGAATTCGGCATCTATGCTGTCAACTGGGTGCTACCTACCCCCATCGCCCCTTGGCGTGTTCGTTTGCACCTGGCCGTCAGTTCACGCGTTACCTGGGGCCGTCACGTCCCTGCCTTCTTGCGCTCCCCGGTCTCCAGCGGGGCGGCGCGGGCTGTCAGCTCCGGCGTGCTCAAAGCTCTAAAGCGGGACATCATGACTGACGTCCCAATCTGGCACCACAAGAGGTATATGGAGCGTCCGAAACTTTCCCGTAAGGACGGGCTTATCGGGGAATATCGCAAGTGGGCGAGCAAGTTCTATCCGCCGACCAACCTGAAAACTCCATCGCCCCGCTCAGCAGTTGAGGACAGGAGTGATGCGTTCTCGCGTCCCAAGACGGGCTGA
- a CDS encoding Rieske 2Fe-2S domain-containing protein has translation MKIRSYTPPGSQNQPQEANPASPPLPYPDGWFCVGFSTEWLPGVVQTRPFMGEDLVIYRTRSGILRASRPYCPHLGAHLGAGGTVDGEHLVCPFHKFGFDVDGKCVRTPFGPPPKASLSLVKITEAYGIVWAWHHHNGDAPSWNLPDLDLPGDHAPVYRGTDMAGHPQDVCENFFDYGHLQPLHGVEFLGEASPSREDGPIYHLESKIDRRLPLLGHRQHSVSAKVIGLGGISVVMDLAQLGIRSVNWVLATPIAPWRVRVYLAVSSRVTWGRHVPAYLRSPVSSGAARAVSSGMLVALAQDVKRDFPIWHHKRYVERPKLSRKDGLIGTYRKWASKFYPPTSRGTAGTPLVTHRHSLPHRDLERWK, from the coding sequence ATGAAAATCCGTAGCTACACGCCACCTGGATCACAAAACCAGCCGCAAGAAGCCAACCCTGCATCACCTCCGCTTCCGTACCCCGATGGTTGGTTCTGTGTGGGATTCTCCACAGAATGGCTTCCGGGGGTAGTGCAAACACGCCCCTTCATGGGCGAGGACCTCGTCATTTATCGCACCCGTAGCGGGATACTGCGGGCGTCCCGCCCGTACTGCCCCCATCTCGGGGCGCATCTTGGCGCAGGGGGGACAGTCGATGGAGAACACTTAGTCTGCCCATTCCACAAATTCGGCTTCGATGTGGACGGGAAGTGCGTTCGGACGCCCTTTGGCCCGCCTCCCAAGGCATCCCTGAGTCTGGTCAAGATCACGGAAGCCTACGGAATCGTCTGGGCCTGGCATCACCATAACGGCGACGCTCCCTCCTGGAATCTGCCGGACCTGGACCTGCCCGGCGACCACGCTCCGGTGTACCGAGGAACGGACATGGCGGGCCACCCTCAGGATGTATGCGAGAACTTCTTCGACTATGGGCACCTCCAGCCTCTCCACGGAGTCGAATTCCTCGGCGAGGCCTCCCCATCACGAGAAGACGGACCGATCTACCACCTCGAGAGCAAGATTGATCGGCGACTGCCACTTCTCGGCCATCGGCAGCACAGCGTGAGCGCGAAAGTCATCGGCCTGGGCGGCATTTCCGTCGTCATGGACCTAGCCCAACTCGGCATCCGTTCTGTCAATTGGGTGCTGGCTACCCCCATCGCCCCTTGGCGTGTTCGTGTATACCTGGCCGTCAGTTCACGCGTTACCTGGGGCCGTCACGTCCCTGCCTACTTGCGCTCCCCGGTCTCCAGCGGGGCGGCGCGGGCTGTCAGCTCCGGCATGCTCGTAGCTCTAGCGCAGGACGTCAAGCGTGACTTCCCAATCTGGCACCACAAAAGGTATGTGGAGCGTCCGAAACTTTCCCGTAAGGACGGACTTATCGGGACATATCGCAAGTGGGCGAGCAAGTTCTATCCGCCGACCAGCCGGGGCACAGCCGGTACCCCGCTCGTCACGCACCGGCACAGCCTGCCGCATCGCGATCTAGAGAGGTGGAAATGA
- a CDS encoding nitroreductase family deazaflavin-dependent oxidoreductase, whose product MLLPRREHPETAALVRKTREWCRTYPEVGQWACHFRGLSPAAKGRFSVGGTTGAGILLLTTTGHRTGHPRSTPLFYKPHGDSFAVVASNFGHRNHPVWSTNLLVAPQATVTADNHRRSRHGPPAHRRGTRRSQAALHRLRPRVPELPRRQWPQRFPHLRPRKDREQWNRRGMKIGVTFRSSGLTLAGHLHPPDDHQVGCLPTVMVSHPWRGVKEQTGHRLRRTPAQCPTWAREAHRVIRPGWEYAGRRCAPGGLSRQRKAVAGRSQYVAETSSRTPRPRTVLPISPRSFCMGTQPVPRSSRTGTACRIAI is encoded by the coding sequence ATGCTTCTGCCACGCCGCGAGCATCCGGAGACCGCCGCCTTGGTGCGGAAGACCAGGGAATGGTGCCGCACGTACCCCGAGGTGGGGCAGTGGGCGTGTCACTTCAGAGGGCTGTCCCCGGCGGCCAAGGGCCGCTTCAGCGTCGGAGGCACCACCGGAGCCGGCATCCTGCTGCTCACCACCACCGGCCACCGCACCGGGCACCCGCGGTCCACTCCGCTGTTCTACAAGCCACACGGTGATTCGTTCGCCGTCGTCGCGTCGAACTTCGGGCACCGCAACCACCCCGTCTGGTCCACCAACCTGCTCGTGGCTCCACAAGCGACGGTCACAGCGGACAACCACCGTCGTTCCCGTCACGGCCCGCCTGCTCACCGGAGAGGAACACGACGAAGTCAGGCGGCACTTCACCGGCTTCGGCCCCGCGTACCAGAACTACCTCGACGCCAGTGGCCTCAACGTTTTCCGCATCTCCGTCCTCGAAAGGACCGAGAGCAGTGGAACCGGAGAGGAATGAAGATAGGCGTCACATTCCGGAGCAGCGGGCTGACGCTCGCCGGGCACCTGCACCCGCCCGACGACCATCAGGTGGGCTGCCTCCCGACCGTCATGGTGTCCCACCCATGGAGAGGAGTGAAGGAGCAGACCGGCCACCGTCTACGCCGAACGCCTGCACAGTGCCCGACCTGGGCGCGGGAAGCGCACCGGGTAATCCGGCCCGGATGGGAATACGCTGGCCGCCGGTGCGCTCCCGGGGGCCTGAGTCGACAGCGAAAGGCGGTCGCTGGCCGTAGCCAGTACGTGGCGGAGACCTCGTCTCGCACCCCGCGACCGCGGACAGTACTGCCGATCTCCCCGCGCTCGTTCTGTATGGGGACACAGCCGGTACCCCGCTCGTCACGCACCGGCACAGCCTGCCGCATCGCGATCTAG
- a CDS encoding transposase encodes MKVTQYDQHAVRCGCGRVHTAARPEGVRPGAVGYGPNLQAFAVYLMVVHFIPVHRRVELLASLTGAVPSVGFVHGVLTRAAGVLTEVDKRIRTLAYAVCCDETLLRVGPPGSRQSRVSACQEQFYGPVEIAGVMSAGGGDVGVAGESEQADGGVAEAGHHLGCVAGADLAAVFVVGYVADPVQPVVG; translated from the coding sequence GTGAAGGTCACCCAGTATGACCAGCACGCGGTGCGCTGCGGCTGCGGCAGGGTGCACACTGCTGCCCGCCCGGAAGGCGTCCGTCCCGGCGCGGTGGGCTACGGCCCCAACCTGCAGGCTTTCGCTGTCTATCTCATGGTCGTGCACTTCATTCCCGTACACCGCCGCGTCGAGCTGTTGGCATCGCTGACCGGCGCCGTGCCCAGCGTGGGTTTCGTGCACGGCGTGCTTACCCGCGCCGCGGGTGTGTTGACCGAGGTCGACAAGCGGATCCGCACCCTGGCCTACGCTGTCTGCTGCGACGAAACTTTGCTGCGAGTGGGGCCGCCAGGGTCCCGGCAAAGTCGGGTTTCAGCATGTCAGGAGCAGTTCTATGGGCCGGTTGAAATCGCGGGCGTGATGTCGGCAGGCGGCGGCGATGTTGGTGTGGCCGGCGAGTCGGAGCAGGCTGATGGCGGTGTTGCGGAGGCTGGCCATCACCTGGGGTGCGTGGCCGGTGCGGATCTGGCTGCGGTCTTCGTCGTAGGTTACGTCGCGGACCCAGTGCAGCCCGTTGTCGGGTAG
- a CDS encoding Rieske 2Fe-2S domain-containing protein: protein MKIRSYTPPGSQNQPQEANPASPPLPYPDGWFCVGFSTEWLPGVVQTRPFMGEDLVIYRTRSGILRASRPYCPHLGAHLGAGGTVDGEHLVCPFHKFGFDVDGKCVRTPFGPPPKASLSLVKITEAYGIVWAWHHHNGDAPSWNLPDLDLPGDHAPVYRGTDMAGHPQDVCENSFDYGHIQPLHGVEFLGEASPPREDGPFYDIEIKINRRLPLLGHRQHSVSAKVIGLGGISVVVDLAQLGIRSVNWVLATPIDPWRIRLHLAVSSRVTWGRHVPAFLRSPVSSGAARAVSSGMLVALERDIMRDFPIWHHKTYLEHPKLSRKDGLIGTFRKWASKFYPPTSRGTAGTPLVTHRHSLPHRDLERWK from the coding sequence ATGAAAATCCGTAGCTACACGCCACCTGGATCACAAAACCAGCCGCAAGAAGCCAACCCTGCATCACCTCCGCTTCCGTACCCCGATGGTTGGTTCTGTGTGGGATTCTCCACAGAATGGCTTCCGGGGGTAGTGCAAACACGCCCCTTCATGGGCGAGGACCTCGTCATTTATCGCACCCGTAGCGGGATACTGCGGGCGTCCCGCCCGTACTGCCCCCATCTCGGGGCGCATCTTGGCGCAGGGGGGACAGTCGATGGAGAACACTTAGTCTGCCCATTCCACAAATTCGGCTTCGATGTGGACGGGAAGTGCGTTCGGACGCCCTTTGGCCCGCCTCCCAAGGCATCCCTGAGTCTGGTCAAGATCACGGAAGCCTACGGAATCGTCTGGGCCTGGCATCACCATAACGGCGACGCTCCCTCCTGGAATCTGCCGGACCTGGACCTGCCCGGCGACCACGCTCCGGTGTACCGAGGAACGGACATGGCGGGCCACCCTCAGGATGTATGCGAGAACTCCTTCGACTATGGGCACATCCAGCCACTCCACGGAGTCGAATTCCTCGGCGAGGCCTCCCCACCACGAGAAGACGGACCGTTTTACGACATCGAAATCAAGATCAATCGGCGACTGCCACTTCTCGGCCATCGGCAGCACAGCGTGAGCGCGAAAGTCATCGGCCTGGGCGGCATTTCCGTCGTCGTGGACCTAGCCCAACTCGGCATCCGTTCTGTCAATTGGGTGCTGGCTACCCCCATCGACCCATGGCGTATTCGTTTGCACCTGGCCGTCAGTTCACGCGTTACCTGGGGCCGTCACGTCCCTGCCTTCTTGCGCTCCCCGGTCTCCAGCGGGGCGGCGCGGGCCGTCAGCTCCGGCATGCTCGTAGCTCTAGAGCGGGACATCATGCGTGACTTCCCAATCTGGCACCACAAGACGTATCTGGAGCATCCGAAACTTTCCCGTAAGGACGGACTTATCGGGACATTTCGCAAGTGGGCGAGCAAGTTCTATCCGCCGACCAGCCGGGGCACAGCCGGTACCCCGCTCGTCACGCACCGGCACAGCCTGCCGCATCGCGATCTAGAGAGGTGGAAATGA
- a CDS encoding tyrosine-type recombinase/integrase: MLDLELDCVHQVPGHGHGHGHWLKIPLGKLETERMVPIDDDVLGLIDHITEIRSHGRPIPHPRYRRRAQFLFTHHGRRLSQSAVRHELNRAAQAAGLDHLTPHQLRRTYATALVNAGVSLQALMALLGHVSAEMSLRYGRLFDTTVRAEYERALDLAKQQARTPTTGAISLPLADITGGADWKNTPLLKSRLAGGFCLRAPAQHACPYANICEHCPSFHTEPSSLPILAAQRVDAEALARDAEQRGWITEAQRHQRLIARLDTLINKAQAG; this comes from the coding sequence CTGCTCGACCTCGAACTCGACTGCGTCCACCAAGTCCCCGGCCACGGCCACGGCCACGGCCACTGGCTGAAAATCCCGCTCGGGAAACTGGAAACAGAGCGGATGGTCCCTATCGATGACGACGTCCTCGGCCTGATCGATCACATCACCGAGATCCGCTCCCATGGACGGCCGATACCGCACCCTCGCTATCGGCGTCGGGCCCAGTTCCTGTTCACCCACCACGGCCGGCGACTGTCCCAAAGCGCAGTCCGTCACGAACTCAACCGCGCTGCTCAGGCTGCGGGACTTGACCACCTCACTCCGCACCAGCTCCGCAGGACCTATGCCACCGCCCTGGTCAACGCCGGGGTCTCACTCCAAGCATTGATGGCGCTGCTGGGCCATGTTTCCGCCGAGATGAGCCTGCGCTACGGGCGGCTATTCGACACCACCGTCCGAGCCGAATACGAACGAGCCCTCGACCTCGCCAAACAACAGGCCCGTACCCCCACCACCGGCGCGATCAGCCTGCCACTGGCCGACATCACCGGCGGAGCCGACTGGAAGAACACCCCACTGCTCAAATCCCGCCTGGCCGGCGGATTCTGCCTGCGCGCACCCGCCCAACACGCCTGCCCCTACGCCAATATCTGCGAGCACTGCCCCAGCTTCCACACCGAACCCAGCTCCCTGCCCATCCTCGCCGCCCAGCGCGTCGACGCCGAAGCCCTCGCCCGCGACGCCGAACAACGCGGCTGGATCACCGAAGCCCAACGACACCAACGACTCATCGCCCGACTCGACACCCTGATCAATAAGGCCCAAGCAGGATGA
- a CDS encoding alkaline phosphatase family protein, with translation MSAPTMASGTPRVLVIVWDGMRPDLVTIEHCPRLWQFAQDGASFTRARSVYPPLTRPASGAVSTGCHPGAHGIHGNLIPNPTDARTPYLTGKRETLHALRPLHDGGVMRVKSLAESVRDNGGTFAVLSTGSAGQAMLLDPEDVGVMVNPAYVHPERVAARVGPPPAKPVPATAVNDWLADALLDVVLPEYAPDVTVMWLCEPDHSQHAAGLLSPQALSAIAGNDRRFGRILDAIAQDPRPTTVIVASDHGHTPVAGYVDVPEELRRGGFGRLLDEGLILPLEEELAASPALDAQDAQDVVDWLADQEWVDAVICWRVTPGKPDKVVDVADLWDGIGRDLPTAPLVSYTHPWTSPGSDPTRHSAWHSPPAAHKSHHGTLNPDDLASTLILGGAGIRSGVSDRPAGIIDIAPTVEQLRGHATRLDADGRVLWEALATLRPGPAAGEVTTRVVASLDSGTVHVETFDGGTYLHVAPAE, from the coding sequence ATGAGCGCGCCGACGATGGCTTCCGGAACGCCTCGCGTACTCGTCATCGTGTGGGACGGGATGCGGCCCGACCTCGTCACGATCGAGCACTGCCCCCGGCTGTGGCAGTTCGCCCAGGACGGTGCTTCGTTCACCCGGGCTCGGAGCGTCTATCCGCCGCTGACCCGTCCCGCGTCTGGTGCGGTCAGCACCGGGTGCCATCCCGGCGCTCACGGCATCCACGGCAACTTGATCCCGAACCCGACGGACGCCCGGACCCCGTACCTGACCGGCAAGCGGGAGACGCTGCACGCGCTGCGCCCCCTTCATGACGGCGGGGTGATGCGGGTGAAGTCGCTGGCCGAGTCGGTCCGGGACAACGGCGGCACGTTCGCCGTCCTCTCCACCGGGTCGGCCGGGCAGGCGATGCTGCTCGATCCCGAAGACGTCGGCGTCATGGTCAATCCCGCGTACGTCCATCCCGAGCGGGTGGCCGCCCGGGTGGGTCCTCCGCCGGCGAAGCCGGTCCCGGCGACCGCGGTCAACGACTGGCTCGCCGACGCGCTGCTGGACGTCGTGCTCCCCGAGTACGCGCCCGACGTCACCGTCATGTGGCTCTGCGAACCCGACCACAGCCAGCACGCCGCCGGCCTGCTCAGCCCGCAAGCGCTCAGCGCCATCGCCGGCAACGACCGACGGTTCGGCCGGATCCTGGACGCGATCGCGCAGGACCCGCGGCCGACGACGGTGATCGTCGCCTCCGACCACGGGCACACCCCGGTGGCCGGCTACGTCGACGTGCCTGAGGAACTGCGCCGGGGCGGGTTCGGCCGGTTGCTCGACGAGGGACTGATCCTCCCCCTGGAGGAAGAGCTCGCGGCCTCGCCGGCGCTCGACGCGCAGGACGCCCAGGACGTCGTGGACTGGCTCGCGGACCAGGAGTGGGTCGATGCGGTCATCTGCTGGCGCGTGACGCCGGGGAAGCCGGACAAGGTCGTCGACGTCGCCGACCTGTGGGACGGGATCGGCCGCGACCTGCCCACCGCCCCCCTGGTCAGCTATACCCACCCCTGGACCTCGCCCGGCTCCGATCCCACCCGACACTCCGCGTGGCACTCCCCGCCGGCGGCGCACAAGTCTCATCACGGCACGCTCAACCCCGACGACCTGGCCTCGACCCTGATCCTGGGCGGGGCGGGCATCCGGTCGGGTGTTTCCGACCGGCCTGCCGGGATCATCGACATCGCGCCCACAGTCGAGCAGCTCCGCGGCCACGCGACACGGCTGGACGCCGACGGGCGGGTCCTCTGGGAGGCGCTGGCGACCCTCCGGCCGGGGCCGGCCGCGGGCGAGGTCACCACCCGTGTCGTCGCGAGCCTGGACAGCGGCACCGTCCACGTCGAGACATTTGACGGCGGCACCTACCTGCACGTAGCCCCGGCTGAATGA
- a CDS encoding IS701 family transposase — MLPVGTVPSCLLSVLEGVRSVFTAPTFATFTSLVTGLLAATGPRTVTGMWSAAGLAGRSHHARAHRFFSHSRWDLDSLGLLLARLVVARFVPARQALTVVVDDTLFHRYGAKTRGVFWQHDGSAKGHDGIGRGNCFVVVGLIVTVPFLTRTVCLPILFRLHIPRSGVSKPDAARALVGLLARAFPERTLHVVADAAYRGPAWRTLPGTTTFTTRLAANAVPYALPPEPTGKRGHPTWKGARLGTCTDLAATATWRTTEVIRYGKTETVHIATVTCLWWGSLHRTPVTVVLIKETDSARPYNLSATVLLPEKRLTRAHLRRARIPPTPV; from the coding sequence ATGCTTCCTGTGGGAACCGTTCCGTCTTGTTTGCTGTCGGTGTTGGAAGGGGTGCGTTCGGTGTTCACCGCGCCGACGTTCGCGACGTTCACCTCGCTGGTGACCGGCCTGCTGGCGGCCACAGGGCCCCGGACGGTAACGGGAATGTGGAGCGCGGCCGGACTGGCGGGACGGTCCCATCACGCTCGGGCGCACCGGTTTTTCTCCCATTCCCGCTGGGATCTGGATTCGCTGGGGTTGCTGCTGGCCCGGCTGGTGGTGGCCCGCTTCGTCCCGGCCAGGCAAGCCCTGACGGTGGTGGTCGACGACACGTTGTTTCACCGCTACGGTGCCAAGACCCGCGGGGTGTTCTGGCAGCACGACGGCTCGGCGAAGGGCCACGACGGGATCGGGCGGGGTAACTGCTTCGTGGTCGTCGGACTCATCGTGACCGTGCCGTTTTTGACCAGGACGGTCTGTCTGCCGATCCTGTTCCGGTTGCACATCCCCCGATCGGGCGTCTCCAAGCCCGACGCGGCCCGGGCACTGGTCGGGTTGCTCGCCCGCGCGTTCCCCGAACGCACCCTCCACGTGGTGGCCGACGCCGCTTACCGGGGACCGGCGTGGCGCACTCTGCCCGGCACCACCACGTTCACCACCCGCCTGGCAGCCAACGCCGTGCCGTATGCCCTACCGCCCGAGCCCACGGGCAAGCGCGGGCATCCCACATGGAAAGGCGCGAGACTCGGGACCTGCACCGATCTCGCGGCCACGGCCACATGGCGAACCACGGAAGTGATCCGTTACGGCAAGACCGAAACCGTGCACATCGCCACCGTCACCTGCCTGTGGTGGGGCTCGCTGCACCGTACCCCGGTCACCGTGGTGCTGATCAAGGAGACCGACTCGGCCCGGCCGTACAACCTATCTGCGACGGTTCTGCTGCCCGAAAAGCGGCTCACCCGGGCTCATCTACGAAGAGCCCGGATACCCCCTACCCCGGTATAG